Within Bactrocera oleae isolate idBacOlea1 chromosome 6, idBacOlea1, whole genome shotgun sequence, the genomic segment AAGCGCCCGGATGTTGAAAATGGGGGTTAAATTCGTTAATTGGGTTATCTAATATTTTCGTAGCTAAATCGCTTGAAACGCTCAAGTTTTCCGCAACCCACTTATATCCATTTGCTTTCAAATTGTTAAGTGGAAAATTTGGacaattaatattaatgattttagttatattcacatatttaaTATCAGCACTAATTAGAATAAATGAATATATGCTGAAAATTACGCTCTGAAATGGGAATGCTTCATTAAAGGCTgagttaaaattgtattatacaaCATACAACAACTTTTAAGATTTTGATTAGATGTATAGTACTGTCACTGGCGTAATGGACtaacatttaatttcaattcaattagtGAAAAATATTGCACACAAAAAAAATGCTCTTTTAGAGAGACAGTTGAAAACCATGAAACTGAATAGGGTAtaaagggtctaccaacaacacTAAAATTTGGTCAAAAAAGGGTCTGTCATGCAGATAATTTCAATAACACGTTATAATGCTCGCAATTTTGATGGTAACGGCATTTCCTTcctcatttcgaaaaaaataaggGGCGATGATGCCGTCATACTACATTCCGTACGAAACGGTAAATTTATGGAGATGCAATTGCGTTTTCTGAACCACACGAGGATTTGACTCGACAtatagcgacaattttgtttgttgacgaagccattaagcgaGAATAGGGCCTTATCTGAAAGTatgatttttcgaaaatttgcgTAATAAACTTGAATAATTTCAAAGTGTTCTACCAACCTGaaacgtgacatgatgaaatagcaaatcttactgaacacactgacacTGACAAAGTTTGACTCAAAttcgtaaacaaacatggccgccacgagctgtaaaaatcacgtcatccctattgaCAGACgctgtattaagtttgccacgatgtttgtaacacaaaAAGCGAAACgtcaaagatatataaatatataaataatcaacatgacgagctgagtcgatttagccatgtccgtctgtctgtatatggcATACGCAAACTTGTTTCTCagttgaaatatcgatctgaaattttgcacatgttatTTTCTTCCCAAATAGCTGTCCAtctaccgccgatatcggagcatatagttgccatacaaactgaacgatcggaatcaagtgcgtgtatggaaaacttcttcagtttacgaaatattttcacaaaatttggcttggattattatttaagtcaatGATTctattttcgaagaaattgttcagatcggatcgcATATagatagcatacagctgccagcAAActaccgatcgaaatcaagttcttataggGAATGTTTTGTTGAATGTTAAGCTATGTTATACTGTAACAGCTTcggatttttttgttgtaaatgaaGTTTAAATGAAACGCGGTCAAAAGTCCTTATTAATCTTTAACCAAATTTCTTTCCTTTAAATATAGACTAAATTGACATAAGTGATTACTAGATAGTTCTTTAGTCTCAACTTACAAACAGAACTACTGTGCCAATTAGTGATTGTGACAATTTAATTGCTTATTTTGATGTCCAAGTACCCATTGCAATCAAACGAGTATAAATACAGGTAACGCAATTCTTTGCATGTGCGATTAGTTTTCTAgcgttataaaattttttctacgcACAGCAAAATGGCTACTAAAAGAGTCCGCCCAACCGAATCGTTTGCAAAGATTATAAagtttttccatttaatttccGGTTTGGTCGGTGCTGATGTCTCCGATGAGAATTATCGAGTCAACATTATCACCATTACTTTGATAATCTGCATTGTGAGTTACTTCATCTTCACCGGGACCACAGTGGCCAGTGTTTTCTCGGAAAACTGGACTTACTTGCTGGAAGCGTCGTGTATGGTAGGCAGCGTGTTGCAGGGCATCACTAAACTCATTTCGGCTTTTGTTTTCGCCAAAGAAATCTGTGACACTCGCATAGAGTTGGAAAATCTTTATAGTGAATATGAAGTGAAGGGCGACGACTATTCTGATGCGCTAAATAAATCTTGTGAACGTGTGTGGCGAGTCATAAAATTGGTGGGACAAGTGTATCTTGTAGCTGGAGGAGGAATTATATTGATTACCATCGTTTTGATCTTTGCATCTaccgaaaaagtttttttaatgcACTTCTTAATACCTGGCATTGATGTAGACACACAAATGGGCTATCTGATTACATTGGCCCTGCATACTCTGTGTTTTCTTTTTGGTGCTTTCGGTCTCTTCGCTGGCGATCTATTCTTCTTGCTCTTTTTAGGACAGTCGATGTTGTTTCTTGATCTGTTGGCGTTGAAAGTGAAGTCGCTTAATGAGGCTGCTGCTGAAAAGTGCAGTACAGCCGACCGTCTGCTAATCGAAATTATTGAGTGGCATCAATACTATACGGAGTGGGTGTTGTGTAATTCAATGAACTTTCGTAATCtaatttcttaactttttcTAGCTACAATCTGCGTTGTAatcgtattttttattatataaacagCATGCAAATAGTCACTTCGGGCATCTCAATTATATGCACGCTCTACATTATTCTACTAGGTGACTGGCCTGGAGCATACCTATATATTCTAGTCGCCTTTAGCGGTCTCTATCTATATTGCATAATGGGTACAAAAATTCAAACTTGTGTAAGCGATTGATCCGAAATTGTTGAGAAATTATTAGTATTATccaaatttatcaatttatctACTATATTTCCACAGAATACCTCATTTTGCCAAGAGCTttggaatataaatttttacgatTTG encodes:
- the LOC106618531 gene encoding odorant receptor 67d; translated protein: MATKRVRPTESFAKIIKFFHLISGLVGADVSDENYRVNIITITLIICIVSYFIFTGTTVASVFSENWTYLLEASCMVGSVLQGITKLISAFVFAKEICDTRIELENLYSEYEVKGDDYSDALNKSCERVWRVIKLVGQVYLVAGGGIILITIVLIFASTEKVFLMHFLIPGIDVDTQMGYLITLALHTLCFLFGAFGLFAGDLFFLLFLGQSMLFLDLLALKVKSLNEAAAEKCSTADRLLIEIIEWHQYYTDYNLRCNRIFYYINSMQIVTSGISIICTLYIILLGDWPGAYLYILVAFSGLYLYCIMGTKIQTCNTSFCQELWNINFYDLEVKNQKMIIPILMKAQNPSEIKIGGFLPLSVQTALQITKTIYGIFTMMLGFLEENQ